A window of the Garra rufa chromosome 10, GarRuf1.0, whole genome shotgun sequence genome harbors these coding sequences:
- the LOC141344651 gene encoding kelch-like ECH-associated protein 1A, with translation MICPRKKRPIKDEDFSAIVVPSMRGHGYLDYTVESHPFRSMQIMDELRHHELLCDLVLHVTYKDKIADFKVHKLVLAACSPYFKAMFTSNFKECHASEVTLRDVCPQVISRLIDFAYTSRITVGEKCVLHVLLTAMRYQMEEVAKACCDFLTKNLEPSNVIGISRFAEEIGCTELHLRTREYINSHFNEVTKEEEFFSLSHCQLLELISQDSIKVLCESEVYKACIDWVRWDAESRAQYFHALLNAVHIYALPPTFLKRQLQSCPILSKANSCKDFLSKIFQDMALRKPLPPAPHRGTQLIYIAGGYKQHSLDSLEAFDPRKNVWIKLADMVSPCSGLGACVLFGLLYTVGGRNLSLQNNTESGSLSCYNPMTNQWTQLAPLNTPRNRVGVGVIDGSIYAVGGSHASTHHNSVERYDPETNRWTFVAPMSVARLGAGVVTCGGSLYVVGGFDGDNRWNTVERYQPDTNTWQHVAPMSTVRSGLGVVCMDSYLYAIGGYDGQTQLKTIERYNVTRDVWEPMASMSQCRSAHGVTAYQCKIYVLGGFNQGGFLSSVECYCPGSNVWTYVTDMPVGRSGMGVAVTMEPCPGILPEEEEDEEEM, from the exons ATGATATGTCCAAGAAAGAAGAGGCCCATCAAAGATGAGGATTTCTCTGCCATCGTGGTGCCCTCCATGAGAGGTCATGGTTACTTGGATTATACGGTTGAAAGTCATCCTTTTAGATCAATGCAGATCATGGACGAGCTCCGCCATCATGAGTTGCTCTGTGACCTGGTTCTACACGTGACTTACAAAGACAAGATAGCGGATTTCAAG GTGCATAAACTGGTGCTGGCTGCCTGCAGTCCTTACTTCAAAGCCATGTTCACCAGTAACTTCAAGGAATGCCATGCCTCGGAGGTCACCCTGCGAGACGTCTGTCCTCAGGTCATCAGCCGCCTCATTGACTTTGCCTACACCTCCCGTATAACAGTGGGCGAGAAGTGTGTTCTTCATGTCCTCTTGACCGCGATGCGCTATCAGATGGAAGAGGTGGCCAAAGCATGCTGTGATTTCCTTACAAAGAACCTGGAGCCGTCAAATGTCATAGGCATCTCGAGATTTGCTGAGGAGATCGGCTGCACCGAGCTGCACCTTCGCACAAGAGAGTACATCAACTCTCACTTCAATGAG GTAACCAAAGAGGAAGAGTTCTTCAGTTTGTCCCATTGCCAGCTGCTGGAGCTGATCAGTCAGGACAGCATAAAGGTGCTCTGCGAATCCGAGGTCTACAAGGCCTGCATTGACTGGGTCCGCTGGGATGCGGAGAGCCGAGCTCAGTACTTCCATGCCCTCCTCAACGCGGTCCACATCTACGCCCTGCCGCCCACATTCCTCAAAAGGCAACTGCAGTCCTGTCCCATCCTCAGTAAGGCCAACTCCTGCAAGGACTTCTTGTCCAAGATCTTCCAGGACATGGCTCTTCGAAAACCTCTGCCGCCCGCTCCTCATCGTGGGACGCAGCTCATCTACATAGCAGGAGGTTACAAGCAACACTCTCTGGACTCTCTGGAAGCCTTCGACCCACGGAAAAATGTCTGGATAAAGCTAGCTGACATGGTATCGCCTTGTAGCGGGCTTGGGGCATGCGTGTTGTTCGGGCTGCTTTATACGGTCGGGGGACGGAATCTGTCTCTGCAGAACAACACAGAGTCTGGATCTTTGTCCTGCTACAACCCCATGACTAACCAGTGGACCCAGCTGGCTCCGCTCAACACGCCCAGAAACCGAGTGGGTGTCGGGGTCATTGACGGCAGCATTTATGCCGTAGGGGGTTCACATGCCTCTACACATCACAACAGCGTTGAGAG GTATGACCCAGAAACAAACCGTTGGACATTTGTGGCCCCTATGTCGGTGGCGCGGCTGGGGGCCGGTGTCGTCACGTGTGGTGGAAGTCTGTATGTGGTTGGGGGTTTCGACGGGGACAATCGATGGAACACGGTTGAGCGCTATCAGCCAGACACGAACACCTGGCAGCATGTGGCACCTATGAGCACAGTTCGGAGCGGTCTTG gGGTGGTGTGCATGGATAGCTACCTATATGCAATTGGTGGCTATGATGGTCAAACCCAGCTCAAAACGATAGAGAGATACAACGTCACTCGAGACGTGTGGGAACCCATGGCCTCTATGAGCCAATGTCGCAGTGCACACGGAGTCACGGCCTACCAGTGCAAGATTTATGTGTTAG GAGGATTCAATCAAGGGGGTTTCTTGTCCAGTGTGGAGTGCTACTGTCCAGGCAGTAATGTATGGACGTATGTAACAGATATGCCTGTTGGGCGCAGTGGAATGGGTGTTGCTGTAACCATGGAACCCTGTCCTGGAATCCTGCCAGAGGAGGAAGAGGACGAGGAGGAGATGTAA